A stretch of Lathyrus oleraceus cultivar Zhongwan6 chromosome 6, CAAS_Psat_ZW6_1.0, whole genome shotgun sequence DNA encodes these proteins:
- the LOC127094648 gene encoding uncharacterized protein LOC127094648 → MSQQSNSSPSKNMPCSPSVEPSNPNREDPVADSADTPHARRPKETVSGFSSAIVLEERTKEGSRYVHNAIATMVTGILSGNHKVLGVSIPLNTIETDSVAYQENTESLGKNISDDVEQTDAHKESNVDKPLDNVAGEEVHVTHDVSDNPNCEAETVDLEKFSDNDLLSSVLPSIAKRVRTRREKKTVAQRSPRKKIDVPTSSKTKVEVESSLKRKGHGPNKSWSKVVPKKKNTKFVVVESDSDVSCNVSYTLSKKKPTTSKLAASIPEIPIDNISFHFASSVNRWKYVYQKRLALERELAQNVLDCKDIMDLIQEAGLMKTVTQFSKCYEMLVKEFIVNLSEECANGKSKEFRKVYVRGKCVNFSPLVINKYLGRPDEAQPELEIGAANWVPTNHKSTVAVMLGKFIYAVGTKAKFDYGSYIFDQTLKHAGIFSVKGPIAFPSLICGIVLNQFPNILTENDSVKKRDSPMSFNHKLFLGTHVPDIVMTSGETSRVSNQPGKAVVIAMLKETCRELEARKLNLEKLISSLEMTEGDVLADGGEFGEADAVAEEAERQGEEREADASPDDGTYDDVDSESDD, encoded by the exons ATGTCTCAACAATCCAACTCTTCTCCTTCCAAGAACATGCCTTGTTCTCCTAGCGTTGAACCAAGCAACCCTAACAGAGAAGATCCTGTTGCTGACTCTGCGGATACCCcacatgcaagaagacctaaagaaactgTATCAGGCTTCTCCTCAGCCATCGTTCTTGAGGAACGAACCAAAGAAGGTTCCAGGTATGTTCACAATGCCATTGCCACTATGGTGACTGGAATACTGTCTGGAAATCATAAGGTCCTTGGGGTTTCCATTCCCTTAAACACTATTGAAACTGATAGTGTTGCTTATCAAGAAAATACTGAGTCTTTAGGAAAGAATATCTCTGATGATGTTGAGCAAACTGATGCTCATAAGGAGTCAAATGTTGACAAACCCTTAGATAATGTGGCTGGTGAGGAAGTTCATGTCACTCATGATGTCAGTGACAATCCTAACTGTGAGGCTGAAACAGTAGACCTGGAGAAATTTTCTGATAATGATCTATTGTCCTCAGTCctccctagcatagccaaaagggttaggactaggagagaaaagAAAACTGTGGCTCAAAGGTCCCCCAGAAAGAAGATTGATGTTCCAACCTCTTCCAAGACAAAGGTGGAAGTCGAGAGTTCCCTCAAGAGGAAAGGTCATGGTCCAAacaaatcttggagcaaagtgGTGCCCAAGAAAAAGAATACCaagtttgttgttgttgagtcTGACTCAGATGTTTCGTGTAATGTCTCTTACACtctgtcaaagaagaagccaaccactagcaagcttgCAGCTAGTATCCCTGAGATACCAATTGACAACATATCTTTTCATTTTGCTTCAAGTGTAAACAGGTGGAAATATGTTTATCAGAAGAGGCTGGCTTTGGAAAGGGAATTAGCTCAGAATGTCCTAGACTGTAAGGATATTATGGATCTTATTCAAGAGGCTGGTTTAATGAAGACTGTGACTCAGTTTTCAAAGTGCTATGAGATGCTGGTAAAGGAATTTATTGTTAATTTGTCTGAAGAATGTGCTAATGGCAAGTCTAAGGAATTCAGGAAAGTGTATGTGAGAGGCAAGTGTGTAAATTTCTCTCCTTTAGTGATCAACAAGTATTTGGGAAGGCCTGATGAagctcaacctgagcttgag ATTGGAGCTGCTAACTGGGTGCCCACCAATCATAAATCTACAGTTGCTGTAATGCTTGGAAAGTTTATAtatgctgttggaaccaaagccAAATTTGACTATGGCTCCTATATTTTTGATCAAACTTTAAAGCATGCAGGAATCTTCAGTGTGAAGGGtcctatagcctttccttctcTCATTTGTGGTATTGTTTTGAATCAGTTTCCAAACATCTTAACTGAGAATGATTCTGTGAAGAAAAGAGACAGCCCTATGTCTTTCAATCATAAGCTGTTCCTAGGTACccatgtccctgacattgtcatgacatcaggtGAGACATCACGTGTAAGCAATCAGCCAGGTAAAGCTGTTGTCATTGCAATGCTCAAAGAAACCTGCAGGGAATtagaggcaaggaagctgaaCTTGGAAAAATTGATTAGCTCTTTGGAGATGACTGAAGGTGATGTGCTAGCTGATGGTGGAGAATTTGGTGAAGCTGATGCTGTTGCAGAAGAAGCTGAAAGACAAGGTGAAGAGAGAGAAGCAGATGCCAGTCCTGATGATGGCACATATGATGATGTTGACTCTGAGTCAGATGACTAG